In Desulfuromonadaceae bacterium, a single genomic region encodes these proteins:
- a CDS encoding MMPL family transporter: protein MKLDILISSLERVVFNNRRLFLGFFILMTLLMAYSVTNLRIDAGFSKLLPLEHEYMQTYVEHQKEFGGANRVLIALMTKQGDIFTPEFFETLQKATDDVFFLPGVDRAQVTSLFTPNVRFTEVVEDGIAGGNVIPADFEPTAEGLEIVRKNILKAGIVGRLVANDFSGAVISAQLLEIDPSSGEKLDFIKVSDLLEEKIRDKYQSDEVSVHIIGFAKVIGDIADGAKRVILFFFVAFVITSLLVFLYTRSYLLSLIPLSCSLIAVIWQLGLLPLLGYGIDPMGLLVPFLIFAIGVSHAVQMITANTAEVRAGADRLSAAKASFRQLLIPGFIALASDTIGFVTIYLIDIRVIQEMAVTASLGVAVIIMTNLVLLPILLSYVRTGNRYQRRVDQQISLLRPFWRFFEQAAEPKPAMIILTVAVILFGFGLWKGSDVRIGDMHRGVPELRSDSRYNLDSAVVTEHFSIGVDVITVIVETKTDGCVDFDIMTAIDRFAWHMNNVAGVQSVITLPGIAKVINSGWNEGSLKWRVLPRNQSTMVQAVGYVPTSSGLLNSDCSVMPVMIFTKDHKAETIAKIVSEVKNYRETTATENVKFRLATGNVGVMAATNEEVSAAQFPILLYVFSAVILLCFYEFRSVRSVLCIVIPLALVSLLAYALMSIFQIGLKVSTLPVVALGVGVGVDYGIYIFSRLRSYLIQGQSLQQAYLHTLAITGNGVVFTGVTLAIGVSTWIFSPLKFQADMGILLTFMFLVNMLGAILLLPALACFLLKKEKKR from the coding sequence ATGAAATTGGATATTTTGATATCGAGCCTTGAAAGGGTCGTTTTTAATAATCGCCGTCTGTTCCTCGGGTTTTTTATTCTGATGACGCTGCTGATGGCTTATTCCGTTACCAATCTGCGCATTGATGCCGGATTCAGCAAACTGCTCCCTCTCGAACATGAATACATGCAGACCTATGTTGAGCATCAAAAAGAGTTCGGCGGTGCAAATCGGGTTTTAATCGCCCTGATGACAAAACAGGGCGATATCTTTACTCCGGAGTTTTTTGAGACGCTGCAGAAAGCGACCGATGATGTCTTCTTCCTCCCGGGAGTCGACCGCGCGCAGGTCACTTCGCTCTTTACTCCGAATGTCAGGTTTACCGAAGTTGTTGAAGACGGGATCGCCGGCGGCAATGTTATTCCGGCAGATTTTGAACCGACGGCCGAGGGGTTGGAAATAGTTCGGAAAAATATCCTTAAGGCCGGGATTGTCGGTCGATTGGTGGCCAACGATTTCAGTGGAGCAGTGATCAGTGCGCAACTGTTGGAAATCGACCCGAGCAGTGGTGAAAAGCTCGATTTTATTAAAGTTTCAGACCTGCTCGAAGAGAAGATTCGCGATAAATACCAGAGCGATGAGGTGAGCGTTCATATCATAGGTTTTGCCAAAGTTATCGGTGATATTGCTGATGGAGCAAAACGCGTGATCCTGTTTTTCTTTGTCGCTTTTGTTATTACGTCTTTACTGGTTTTTTTGTATACCCGTTCCTATCTTCTCAGCCTGATCCCTTTGAGCTGTTCACTGATTGCTGTTATCTGGCAACTCGGACTGCTCCCGCTGCTCGGTTACGGCATCGACCCGATGGGGCTGCTGGTCCCGTTTTTGATTTTTGCCATCGGTGTCAGTCATGCTGTGCAGATGATCACTGCCAATACGGCAGAAGTGCGTGCTGGCGCCGATCGACTCAGCGCGGCCAAAGCGAGCTTTCGCCAGCTGCTGATCCCCGGTTTTATTGCACTGGCCAGTGATACCATCGGTTTTGTGACGATTTATCTGATCGATATCAGAGTGATTCAGGAGATGGCGGTGACCGCCAGTCTCGGGGTTGCCGTTATTATTATGACCAATCTCGTCCTTTTGCCGATTCTCCTCTCTTACGTGCGGACCGGCAACCGTTACCAGCGGCGTGTCGATCAGCAGATCAGTCTCTTGAGACCTTTCTGGCGTTTCTTCGAGCAGGCCGCCGAGCCGAAGCCTGCCATGATTATTCTGACTGTTGCCGTCATTCTCTTCGGGTTCGGACTCTGGAAGGGGTCGGATGTGAGAATAGGCGACATGCATCGCGGCGTCCCCGAGCTGCGGTCTGATTCCCGATACAATCTCGATAGTGCTGTTGTGACCGAACATTTCTCTATCGGTGTCGATGTGATCACGGTGATTGTTGAAACCAAAACTGACGGTTGTGTCGATTTCGACATCATGACGGCGATCGATCGTTTTGCCTGGCATATGAATAATGTTGCAGGGGTGCAATCGGTCATTACCCTCCCGGGAATTGCCAAGGTGATCAATTCCGGCTGGAACGAGGGGAGTCTGAAATGGCGGGTTTTGCCGCGTAATCAATCGACCATGGTCCAGGCTGTCGGTTATGTTCCGACCAGCAGTGGTCTGCTTAATTCCGACTGCAGCGTTATGCCGGTGATGATCTTTACCAAAGATCACAAGGCTGAAACCATCGCAAAGATTGTATCCGAAGTTAAAAATTACCGGGAAACCACAGCCACAGAGAATGTGAAATTCAGACTGGCAACCGGCAATGTCGGGGTTATGGCCGCGACCAATGAGGAGGTCTCGGCAGCCCAGTTCCCGATTCTGCTCTATGTCTTCAGCGCTGTTATCCTGCTCTGTTTTTATGAATTCCGTTCGGTTCGTTCGGTTCTTTGTATTGTAATCCCTCTAGCACTCGTCTCTCTTCTCGCCTATGCGTTAATGAGCATCTTTCAAATCGGCTTAAAAGTCTCCACCTTGCCTGTGGTCGCCCTGGGCGTTGGGGTCGGAGTCGATTACGGTATCTACATCTTCAGCCGCCTGCGCAGTTATCTGATTCAGGGACAATCATTACAGCAAGCCTATCTGCATACGCTGGCGATCACCGGAAATGGTGTAGTTTTTACCGGCGTCACTCTTGCGATCGGCGTTTCAACCTGGATCTTCTCCCCGCTTAAGTTTCAGGCAGATATGGGAATTCTGCTGACGTTTATGTTTTTGGTCAACATGCTTGGCGCTATACTGCTTTTACCGGCTCTCGCCTGTTTTCTGCTGAAAAAAGAAAAAAAGAGGTAG
- a CDS encoding DUF1329 domain-containing protein has translation MRLKKNITLGATLLFVGIASVCWAKLTPEEIARLGKDLTPIGAEQAANADGTIPAWTGGITTPLAGYKKGDHHQDPFAADKIEFSITNENLEKYSDKLTVGHQAMLKAYPTFKMNVYPTRRSASSPQRIYDATRKVAATAELVNNGDGVTGTVNGIPFPIPKSGIEVIWNHLLRYRGDMASRQIAQAALTRGGDYTLVKFDDEFNLVYSKAGITEKELDNKILLFKQVVTAPARLAGNILLVHETLDQIKEPRAAWVYNSGQRRVRRAPNVSYDNPGTASDGIRTNDQFDMFNGATDRYNWELVGKKEIYVPYNSYTLHSDKLKYKDILTPLHLNPDYLRYELHRVWIVDATLKDGERHLYKRRTFYIDEDSWQIVAVDIYDNRDQLWRVSEGHSINYYEVPTFWTTLEVHTDLQTGRYIAIGLDNESSMYNFDIKRTLNDFSPGDLRRSGHR, from the coding sequence GCGACTCTGCTGTTTGTCGGCATCGCGTCCGTCTGCTGGGCGAAATTGACGCCGGAAGAGATTGCCCGGCTCGGAAAGGATCTGACACCGATCGGTGCTGAACAAGCCGCGAATGCCGACGGGACGATCCCCGCGTGGACCGGGGGGATTACCACCCCGCTTGCCGGTTATAAAAAAGGGGATCATCACCAGGATCCTTTTGCAGCGGACAAGATCGAATTCAGCATTACCAATGAGAATCTGGAAAAATATTCTGATAAATTGACGGTCGGTCATCAGGCGATGCTGAAGGCTTATCCGACTTTCAAGATGAACGTCTATCCGACCCGGCGGAGTGCATCATCCCCCCAACGGATTTATGACGCCACCCGCAAGGTCGCTGCGACGGCCGAGCTGGTTAATAACGGTGACGGCGTTACAGGGACCGTCAACGGTATTCCGTTTCCGATTCCAAAATCAGGGATCGAAGTGATCTGGAATCACTTGCTGCGCTATCGCGGTGATATGGCGTCACGCCAAATCGCCCAGGCGGCATTGACTCGTGGTGGCGACTACACCCTGGTCAAGTTTGACGACGAATTCAATCTTGTCTACAGCAAGGCGGGGATAACCGAAAAGGAGCTCGATAACAAAATCCTTCTTTTCAAGCAGGTTGTCACCGCGCCGGCACGCTTGGCCGGCAATATTCTTCTTGTTCATGAAACTCTCGATCAGATCAAGGAACCGCGCGCCGCCTGGGTCTATAACTCCGGGCAGAGACGAGTCAGAAGAGCACCAAACGTCTCCTACGACAATCCCGGTACCGCTTCCGACGGGATTCGGACCAATGACCAGTTCGATATGTTTAACGGTGCCACGGACCGCTATAATTGGGAACTGGTCGGCAAAAAAGAGATTTATGTCCCTTATAACTCTTACACGCTGCATAGCGACAAGCTCAAATACAAAGATATTCTGACCCCTTTGCACCTCAACCCGGACTATCTGCGCTATGAGCTGCACCGGGTCTGGATTGTCGACGCGACATTAAAAGACGGGGAGAGACACCTCTATAAACGGCGCACTTTCTATATTGATGAGGATAGCTGGCAGATCGTCGCTGTCGATATCTATGACAACCGGGATCAATTGTGGCGGGTATCAGAAGGGCATTCGATCAACTATTATGAGGTGCCGACCTTCTGGACAACCCTTGAAGTTCACACCGATCTGCAAACCGGTCGTTATATCGCAATCGGGCTGGATAATGAAAGCAGCATGTATAATTTTGACATCAAGCGGACCCTCAATGATTTTTCACCCGGGGATCTGCGTCGATCTGGACATCGTTGA